The Neobacillus sp. PS3-34 genome has a window encoding:
- the tpiA gene encoding triose-phosphate isomerase: protein MRKPIIAGNWKMHKTLSEAKSFAEEANGLVPGKDAIESVICAPALFLQSLVESTKGHDVEIGAQNMHFEEKGAFTGEISPAALADLGVKYVILGHSERREMFNETDESVNKKTLAAFKYNLTPIVCCGETLEQRENGETNDFVGGQIKAALAGLSEEQVKQTVIAYEPIWAIGTGKSSTAQDANEVCAHIRSVVAEQFSQDAAAAVRIQYGGSVKPENIKEYMAQPDIDGALVGGASLEVQSFLQLLEAGKYE from the coding sequence ATGCGTAAACCGATTATTGCAGGTAACTGGAAAATGCACAAAACACTTTCTGAAGCGAAAAGCTTTGCAGAGGAAGCAAATGGTCTTGTACCAGGAAAAGATGCAATTGAATCTGTTATTTGTGCACCTGCGTTATTTTTACAGAGCTTAGTGGAATCTACTAAGGGCCACGATGTTGAAATTGGTGCTCAAAACATGCATTTCGAGGAAAAAGGTGCTTTTACAGGAGAAATCAGCCCTGCAGCCCTAGCAGACCTTGGCGTGAAATATGTTATTCTAGGCCACTCTGAACGCCGTGAAATGTTCAATGAAACAGACGAGTCCGTTAACAAAAAAACGCTTGCAGCCTTCAAGTACAATTTAACACCGATTGTCTGCTGCGGCGAAACGCTTGAACAGCGTGAAAACGGAGAAACAAATGACTTCGTTGGAGGCCAAATTAAAGCGGCTTTAGCAGGCTTAAGCGAAGAACAGGTAAAACAAACGGTTATCGCCTATGAACCAATTTGGGCGATCGGAACTGGCAAGTCTTCAACAGCACAGGATGCAAATGAAGTTTGTGCGCATATCCGCAGTGTTGTGGCAGAACAATTCTCCCAGGATGCGGCAGCTGCTGTTAGAATCCAGTACGGCGGAAGCGTAAAGCCTGAAAATATTAAGGAATATATGGCACAGCCGGATATCGATGGTGCATTGGTTGGCGGAGCGAGCCTTGAAGTGCAGTCATTTTTGCAATTACTGGAGGCAGGTAAGTATGAGTAA
- the eno gene encoding phosphopyruvate hydratase, whose protein sequence is MPFIVDVYAREVLDSRGNPTVEVEVFTESGAFGRAMVPSGASTGEYEAVELRDGDKGRYLGKGVENAVNNVNEIIAPYLIGEEFSVLDQVSVDHALIELDGTENKGKLGANAILGVSMAVAHAAANYLDIPLYQYLGGFNAKQLPVPMMNIVNGGEHADNNVDIQEFMVMPVGAPSFKEALRMGAEIFHSLKAVLKDKGLNTAVGDEGGFAPNLGSNEEALQTIVAAIEKAGYKPGEQVMLAMDAASSEFYNKEDGKYHLSGEGVVKTSAEMVDWYEEMASKYPIISIEDGLDENDWEGHKLLTERLGKKVQLVGDDLFVTNTKKLAQGIENGIGNSILIKVNQIGTLTETFDAIEMAKRAGYTAVISHRSGETEDNTIADIAVATNAGQIKTGAPSRTDRVAKYNQLLRIEDQLGETAKFNGIKSFYNLSK, encoded by the coding sequence ATGCCATTTATCGTTGATGTATATGCTCGTGAAGTATTAGATTCCCGCGGAAACCCGACTGTTGAAGTAGAAGTGTTCACTGAATCAGGTGCGTTTGGACGCGCAATGGTGCCAAGCGGTGCCTCTACAGGTGAATATGAAGCTGTTGAGCTTCGTGATGGAGACAAAGGCCGTTACCTTGGTAAAGGTGTAGAAAATGCGGTTAACAACGTAAATGAAATCATTGCTCCATACTTAATTGGAGAAGAGTTCAGCGTTCTTGATCAAGTTTCTGTTGATCATGCTTTAATCGAGCTTGATGGAACTGAAAACAAAGGCAAGTTGGGCGCTAACGCTATCCTTGGTGTTTCCATGGCTGTGGCGCACGCTGCTGCAAACTATCTTGATATTCCTTTATACCAATACCTTGGCGGCTTCAACGCGAAGCAGCTTCCAGTTCCAATGATGAACATCGTTAACGGCGGCGAGCATGCTGATAACAACGTTGACATCCAGGAATTCATGGTAATGCCTGTTGGCGCACCAAGCTTTAAAGAAGCACTTCGCATGGGTGCTGAAATTTTCCATAGCTTAAAGGCTGTATTAAAAGACAAAGGCTTAAACACAGCTGTTGGTGACGAGGGCGGATTTGCTCCAAACCTAGGTTCTAACGAAGAAGCATTGCAAACAATCGTAGCTGCGATCGAAAAAGCTGGCTACAAGCCAGGCGAACAAGTTATGCTTGCAATGGACGCTGCATCTTCTGAGTTCTACAACAAAGAAGACGGAAAATACCATTTATCTGGTGAAGGCGTTGTTAAAACTTCTGCTGAAATGGTTGACTGGTACGAAGAGATGGCTTCTAAATATCCAATCATCTCAATTGAAGATGGTTTGGACGAAAACGACTGGGAAGGCCACAAGCTATTAACTGAACGCCTTGGCAAAAAAGTTCAGCTTGTTGGTGACGACTTGTTCGTAACAAACACGAAGAAGCTTGCTCAAGGAATCGAAAACGGCATTGGAAACTCTATCTTGATCAAAGTTAACCAAATCGGTACGTTGACTGAAACGTTTGACGCAATCGAAATGGCGAAGCGCGCAGGCTACACTGCTGTAATCTCACACCGTTCCGGTGAAACAGAAGACAACACAATTGCTGACATCGCTGTTGCAACAAACGCTGGACAGATCAAAACAGGAGCTCCTTCCCGTACTGACCGCGTAGCTAAATATAACCAATTGCTTCGCATCGAAGACCAATTAGGTGAAACAGCTAAATTCAACGGTATTAAATCTTTCTACAACTTAAGCAAATAA